A window from Sus scrofa isolate TJ Tabasco breed Duroc chromosome 2, Sscrofa11.1, whole genome shotgun sequence encodes these proteins:
- the RNF126 gene encoding E3 ubiquitin-protein ligase RNF126 isoform X1 produces MAEASPQPGRYFCHCCSVEIVPRLPDYICPRCESGFIEELPEETRSTENGSAPSTAPVDQSRQPMENVDQPLFTLPQGYGHFAFGIFDDSFEIPTFPPGAQADDGRDPESRREREQHPRHRYGARQPRARLTARRTTGRHEGVPTLEGIIQQLVNGIITPATIPNLGLGPWGVLHSNPMDYAWGANGLDAIITQLLNQFENTGPPPADKEKIQALPTVPVTEEHVGSGLECPVCKDDYGLGERVRQLPCNHLFHDGCIVPWLEQHDSCPVCRKSLTGQNTATDPPGLAGVSFSSSSSSSSSSPSNENPASSS; encoded by the exons GATTACATCTGCCCAAGATGCGAGTCTGGTTTTATCGAGGAGCTTCCGGAAGAGACCAG GAGCACAGAGAATGGTTCTGCCCCCTCCACAGCCCCCGTGGACCAGAGCAGACAGCCGATGGAG AATGTGGACCAGCCCCTGTTCACGCTGCCACAGGGCTATGGGCACTTTGCTTTCGGCATCTTTGACGACAGCTTCGAGATCCCCACGTTTCCCCCCGGGGCACAGGCTGACGACGGCAGGGACCCCGAGAGCCGGCGGGAGAGAGAACAGCACCCCCGGCACCGGTACGGCGCCCGGCAGCCCCGCGCCCGCCTCACCGCGCGGCGCACCACCGGCCGGCACGAAGGCGTCCCCACGCTGGAAGG GATTATCCAGCAGCTGGTCAACGGCATCATCACTCCGGCCACCATCCCCAACCTGGGCCTGGGCCCCTG GGGCGTCCTGCACTCAAACCCAATGGACTACGCCTGGGGCGCCAACGGCTTGGATGCCATCATCACGCAG CTCCTCAATCAGTTTGAAAACACGGGCCCCCCACCcgcagacaaagagaaaatccaggCCCTCCCTACCGTCCCTGTGACCGAGGAGCATGTAG GCTCTGGGCTGGAGTGCCCTGTGTGCAAGGACGACTACGGGCTGGGTGAGCGTGTGCGCCAGCTGCCCTGCAACCACCTCTTCCATGATGGCTGTATCGTGCCCTGGCTGGAGCAG CACGACAGCTGCCCCGTCTGCCGAAAGAGCCTCACAGGACAGAACACAGCCACTGATCCCCCAGGCCTGGCCGGAGtcagcttctcctcctcctcgtcctcctcctccagctcacCCAGTAACGAGAACCCGGCTAGCAGCTCCTGA
- the FGF22 gene encoding fibroblast growth factor 22: MRGRLWLGLAWLLLARAPGASGTQNNLRRPRSYPHLEGDVRWRRLFSSTHFFLLVDPSGRVQGTRWHHSPDSVFEIRSIRVGVVALKAVHTGFYVAMNRRGRLYGSRVCTVHCRFREHIEENGYNTYASVRWHHRGRPMFLALDGRGAPRRGSRTQRHHLSTHFLPILVS; this comes from the exons ATGCGCGGCCGCCTATGGCTGGGCCTGGCGTGGCTACTGCTGGCTCGGGCGCCCGGCGCCTCGGGGACCCAAAACAATCTGCGGAGACCGCGCAGCTACCCGCACCTGGAGGGTGACGTGCGCTGGCGGCGCCTCTTCTCCTCCACCCACTTCTTTCTGCTGGTGGACCCCAGTGGTCGTGTGCAAGGCACCCGCTGGCACCACAGCCCTGACA GCGTCTTTGAAATCCGCTCCATCCGCGTGGGTGTCGTGGCGCTCAAGGCGGTGCACACTGGCTTCTACGTGGCCATGAACCGCCGCGGCCGTCTCTACGGGTCG CGGGTCTGCACTGTACACTGCAGGTTCCGGGAGCATATCGAGGAGAACGGATACAATACCTACGCCTCTGTCCGGTGGCATCACCGGGGCCGACCCATGTTCCTGGCGCTGGATGGGCGCGGTGCCCCCAGGCGCGGTAGCCGCACGCAGCGACACCACCTGTCCACCCACTTCCTGCCCATCCTGGTCTCCTGA
- the RNF126 gene encoding E3 ubiquitin-protein ligase RNF126 isoform X2, with amino-acid sequence MAEASPQPGRYFCHCCSVEIVPRLPDYICPRCESGFIEELPEETRSTENGSAPSTAPVDQSRQPMENVDQPLFTLPQGYGHFAFGIFDDSFEIPTFPPGAQADDGRDPESRREREQHPRHRIIQQLVNGIITPATIPNLGLGPWGVLHSNPMDYAWGANGLDAIITQLLNQFENTGPPPADKEKIQALPTVPVTEEHVGSGLECPVCKDDYGLGERVRQLPCNHLFHDGCIVPWLEQHDSCPVCRKSLTGQNTATDPPGLAGVSFSSSSSSSSSSPSNENPASSS; translated from the exons GATTACATCTGCCCAAGATGCGAGTCTGGTTTTATCGAGGAGCTTCCGGAAGAGACCAG GAGCACAGAGAATGGTTCTGCCCCCTCCACAGCCCCCGTGGACCAGAGCAGACAGCCGATGGAG AATGTGGACCAGCCCCTGTTCACGCTGCCACAGGGCTATGGGCACTTTGCTTTCGGCATCTTTGACGACAGCTTCGAGATCCCCACGTTTCCCCCCGGGGCACAGGCTGACGACGGCAGGGACCCCGAGAGCCGGCGGGAGAGAGAACAGCACCCCCGGCACCG GATTATCCAGCAGCTGGTCAACGGCATCATCACTCCGGCCACCATCCCCAACCTGGGCCTGGGCCCCTG GGGCGTCCTGCACTCAAACCCAATGGACTACGCCTGGGGCGCCAACGGCTTGGATGCCATCATCACGCAG CTCCTCAATCAGTTTGAAAACACGGGCCCCCCACCcgcagacaaagagaaaatccaggCCCTCCCTACCGTCCCTGTGACCGAGGAGCATGTAG GCTCTGGGCTGGAGTGCCCTGTGTGCAAGGACGACTACGGGCTGGGTGAGCGTGTGCGCCAGCTGCCCTGCAACCACCTCTTCCATGATGGCTGTATCGTGCCCTGGCTGGAGCAG CACGACAGCTGCCCCGTCTGCCGAAAGAGCCTCACAGGACAGAACACAGCCACTGATCCCCCAGGCCTGGCCGGAGtcagcttctcctcctcctcgtcctcctcctccagctcacCCAGTAACGAGAACCCGGCTAGCAGCTCCTGA